From the Rhodococcus sp. NBC_00297 genome, one window contains:
- a CDS encoding TetR/AcrR family transcriptional regulator, with the protein MQTAGNRLERRKARTRQALVDAAREMIADGRSSTASIADITAAADVGFGSFYNHFEDKPALFAAAVEQVLEQMGETLDGVSPRSDDPVQIFCDAVRRTGRAAVSHRQAAEIVDRSGFALLDAPGGLGPRARRDLAAAVDAGRLEIEDLSLATAMTAGVLFALVHRWLEDPGSVDDRRIDDAAERLLVMLGTDPDTARAVAHTDLEMPQIS; encoded by the coding sequence ATGCAGACTGCCGGGAACAGGCTCGAGCGACGGAAGGCGCGCACGCGCCAGGCTCTCGTGGACGCCGCGCGCGAGATGATCGCCGACGGGCGTTCCTCCACCGCGAGCATCGCCGACATCACGGCCGCCGCCGACGTCGGGTTCGGGAGCTTCTACAACCACTTCGAGGACAAGCCCGCACTCTTCGCCGCCGCCGTGGAGCAGGTTCTCGAGCAGATGGGGGAGACGCTCGACGGAGTCTCGCCGCGCTCGGACGATCCGGTGCAGATCTTCTGCGACGCCGTCAGGCGGACCGGTCGTGCCGCCGTCTCGCATCGTCAGGCCGCGGAGATCGTCGACCGGTCGGGGTTCGCGTTGCTCGACGCGCCCGGTGGTCTCGGGCCGCGGGCCCGCCGGGATCTCGCGGCGGCGGTGGACGCCGGACGACTCGAGATCGAGGACCTGTCTCTCGCGACGGCGATGACGGCGGGTGTGCTGTTCGCCCTGGTACACCGATGGCTGGAGGACCCGGGCTCCGTCGACGATCGCCGGATCGACGACGCAGCGGAGCGGCTGCTGGTGATGCTCGGAACGGACCCCGACACCGCTCGGGCAGTGGCGCACACGGACCTGGAGATGCCGCAGATCTCCTGA
- a CDS encoding TetR/AcrR family transcriptional regulator: MSQARSTRAPSARSEATREAILGAAERLYAENGVVSVSNRQVGDAAGQSNSAVVGYHFGSKEDLVRAIVVRRTGDVERIRSGHVAAIGEGADLRAWVSALVLPSTQYFAELGAPTWYARFASQVMTDPVLRPILVDEALSSATLRETVAGVISCLPPIPADVRSARGAMARTLLTHVMAEREAEFAASGADPTAYWTACGIDLVDAIVGIWSAPVSR; this comes from the coding sequence ATGAGCCAGGCCCGGTCGACGCGAGCCCCGTCCGCGCGCTCCGAGGCGACGCGCGAGGCGATTCTGGGTGCCGCTGAGCGGCTGTACGCGGAGAACGGTGTCGTGTCGGTGTCGAACCGTCAGGTCGGCGACGCGGCGGGGCAGAGCAACAGCGCCGTGGTCGGTTACCACTTCGGCAGCAAGGAGGATCTCGTCCGCGCGATCGTCGTCCGCCGGACGGGCGACGTCGAACGGATCCGCTCCGGCCACGTCGCGGCGATCGGAGAGGGTGCCGACCTGCGAGCGTGGGTGTCGGCACTGGTCCTGCCGTCGACGCAGTACTTCGCCGAGCTCGGCGCCCCCACCTGGTACGCGCGCTTCGCCTCCCAGGTCATGACGGACCCGGTGCTGCGGCCGATCCTGGTGGACGAGGCACTGTCCTCGGCGACGCTGCGAGAGACGGTGGCCGGTGTCATCTCGTGTCTGCCCCCGATTCCTGCCGACGTCCGCTCGGCCAGAGGGGCCATGGCGCGCACTCTGCTGACGCACGTGATGGCCGAACGAGAGGCGGAGTTCGCCGCGTCGGGCGCCGATCCGACGGCGTACTGGACCGCGTGCGGCATCGACCTCGTCGACGCCATCGTGGGGATCTGGTCCGCTCCTGTCTCCCGCTGA
- a CDS encoding cholesterol oxidase substrate-binding domain-containing protein, with the protein MPSFDRRSFLSASAASAVAATLAGVLRPALVNAVPAGTDGSGPVPPDFPPGIPLFRQRYQNWSKEIVVDAVWTCSPRSADDVVTLANWAHASGHRLRPRGAMHGWTPFTIENGENLDRVVLVDTMTALTGVTVDTASSTVTAGAGATLSDVLQALEDHGLGWSSVPAPGVLSIAGALAVGAHGAVVRAVGEKVPIGSSSGSLSNLVTSMTVVAWNGTGYALRTVARSEADAPDLAVHLGRAFVTEVTMQAHPATPLRCESITDIGWAELFGAPGAPGRTYVDFLDRSGRAEAIWYPFTDTPWLKVWTPTPVRPPSSREVDGPYNYTFSDTLPEAVSDAIGAVVSGRTELTPALGQVFLATTVAGLAATGSSDIWGAPKNTQFYIRPSTLLLTEGGGAVITARANVAAVLHDFTRWFRERTEHYASLGQFPINGPVEIRCCGLDQGSDVLVDSAGPPTISAMRPVPDRPEWDTAVWLNVLGIPGTPGMFAFYREMEQWMRERFDGADAVFRPEWSKGWAFDEDRPYRDVQALTATIPDSFRDGYSGERDWDSVVGTVDRLDPHRVFGNAFLDRFVR; encoded by the coding sequence ATGCCATCGTTCGACCGTCGATCCTTCCTGTCCGCATCCGCCGCCTCGGCCGTGGCCGCCACGCTCGCGGGAGTGCTTCGACCTGCTCTCGTGAACGCCGTTCCGGCGGGGACCGACGGTTCCGGGCCGGTTCCACCCGACTTCCCGCCGGGAATCCCGCTGTTCCGGCAGCGGTACCAGAATTGGTCGAAGGAGATCGTGGTCGACGCGGTGTGGACGTGTTCGCCGCGATCCGCCGACGACGTGGTGACGCTCGCGAACTGGGCTCACGCCTCCGGTCACCGGCTGCGGCCGCGCGGCGCGATGCACGGGTGGACCCCGTTCACCATCGAGAACGGCGAGAACCTGGACCGGGTCGTGCTCGTGGACACCATGACCGCGCTGACCGGTGTCACCGTGGACACCGCGTCGTCCACCGTCACCGCCGGTGCCGGCGCGACTCTGTCCGACGTCCTCCAGGCGCTGGAGGACCACGGTCTCGGATGGTCGAGTGTGCCCGCGCCGGGGGTTCTGTCCATCGCGGGCGCTCTGGCTGTCGGGGCGCACGGCGCCGTGGTACGCGCAGTGGGAGAAAAGGTTCCGATCGGTTCGTCGTCGGGATCCTTGAGTAATCTGGTGACCTCGATGACGGTGGTCGCGTGGAACGGGACCGGGTACGCACTGCGGACCGTCGCCCGGTCGGAGGCCGACGCGCCGGATCTCGCGGTCCATCTCGGCCGAGCGTTCGTCACCGAGGTGACGATGCAGGCGCATCCGGCGACTCCTCTGCGATGCGAGAGCATCACCGATATCGGCTGGGCGGAGTTGTTCGGAGCGCCGGGGGCACCGGGGCGTACGTACGTCGATTTCCTGGACCGGTCCGGCCGCGCGGAGGCGATCTGGTACCCGTTCACCGACACTCCGTGGCTCAAGGTGTGGACGCCGACTCCCGTCCGACCGCCGTCCTCCCGCGAGGTCGACGGACCGTACAACTACACGTTCTCCGACACCCTCCCGGAAGCGGTGTCCGACGCGATCGGTGCTGTCGTGTCCGGGCGGACGGAACTGACGCCCGCGTTGGGTCAGGTGTTCCTCGCGACGACGGTGGCGGGGCTCGCGGCCACGGGGTCGTCGGACATCTGGGGAGCGCCGAAGAACACGCAGTTCTACATCCGTCCGAGCACACTGCTCCTGACGGAGGGCGGCGGTGCGGTGATCACGGCTCGCGCGAACGTGGCTGCGGTCCTGCACGACTTCACCCGCTGGTTCCGAGAGCGCACCGAGCACTACGCGTCCCTGGGGCAGTTCCCGATCAACGGCCCAGTCGAGATCCGGTGCTGTGGTCTCGACCAGGGCTCGGACGTCCTCGTCGACTCGGCCGGCCCGCCGACGATCTCGGCCATGCGTCCGGTACCCGATCGTCCCGAGTGGGACACGGCGGTGTGGCTCAACGTGCTGGGCATTCCGGGAACGCCAGGGATGTTCGCGTTCTATCGCGAGATGGAGCAGTGGATGCGAGAACGTTTCGACGGTGCCGATGCGGTGTTCCGGCCGGAGTGGTCCAAGGGGTGGGCGTTCGACGAGGACCGCCCCTACCGAGACGTGCAGGCGCTCACGGCCACCATCCCCGACTCGTTCCGCGACGGGTACTCGGGCGAGCGGGACTGGGACTCCGTCGTCGGCACCGTCGACCGACTGGACCCGCACCGCGTGTTCGGCAATGCCTTCCTCGACCGATTCGTCCGGTGA
- a CDS encoding TetR/AcrR family transcriptional regulator: MAAPARVRERILAAAVRRLELGGFDGVTISSVADEAGVSRPTVYAHFGTRDALVSDALQDVSSRVIGSVVSAVGERESVSEFVVEAMVAARAAFRSSPALAPLVHPGRGTVIYDGSAFGIDALSLTRSFLTPLVGAPAEAGGDLDEVADLCIRMFLSVVQFDSEATRSDDALRGYLRRRLVPVLDLPGA; the protein is encoded by the coding sequence ATGGCAGCCCCCGCCCGCGTGAGGGAACGCATCCTCGCGGCGGCGGTGCGACGCCTCGAGCTCGGTGGTTTCGACGGCGTGACCATCAGTTCCGTGGCCGACGAGGCCGGTGTCTCCCGCCCGACGGTGTACGCGCACTTCGGTACCCGCGACGCCCTGGTGTCGGACGCGTTGCAGGACGTGAGTTCGCGTGTCATCGGGTCCGTCGTGTCCGCGGTCGGCGAGCGGGAGTCGGTGTCCGAGTTCGTCGTCGAGGCCATGGTCGCCGCGCGTGCGGCGTTCCGGTCGTCGCCGGCGTTGGCGCCGCTGGTGCATCCCGGCCGTGGAACGGTGATCTACGACGGATCCGCCTTCGGGATCGACGCGCTGAGCCTGACCCGGTCCTTCCTCACGCCTCTGGTGGGAGCGCCCGCCGAGGCCGGCGGCGACCTCGACGAAGTCGCCGACCTCTGCATCCGCATGTTCCTGTCCGTGGTGCAGTTCGACAGCGAGGCGACCCGCTCCGACGACGCGCTCCGGGGCTATCTGCGCCGCCGCCTCGTGCCGGTCCTCGACCTGCCCGGCGCGTGA
- a CDS encoding ABC1 kinase family protein codes for MPEKMPTSRVARGAEVGRLVAGRTARNATMRVRMAGRTEELRAALTAKEAVRSAERLVTVLGGLRGAAMKLGQMLSMLDLSFVPDEHRDEFHRKLAELQSRAPTVSFDDVRTVIEADLGESIESLYAEFDESPFAAASIGQVHRARLHDGREVAVKVKYPGIDDAVRADLKNLSFYVKLLPASIPMLSSRAVVDELRRNLEAELDYPAEERTQRRVAALYREHPHFFIPDTVPERCGAAVLTTEFVDAVPFDEIRAMSAEVRDRVGETVFRFYIGSLHTLGEFCGDPHPGNVLLARDGRVTFVDFGLYLRMSPADVRFERECLRAAIEGRGDDLLIAMSARGILDPGAAVTASDCLDYVCAAAELSLNDGSVTVTPEMAGACFVLAVDPRSGSFGTMTKQWLPPEHVFSRRADFLTFGILGQLRATANWGRIAREWLYDEPPSTAMGVDIAAWQPPPA; via the coding sequence GTGCCGGAGAAGATGCCGACGTCCAGGGTGGCCCGGGGCGCCGAGGTGGGTCGCCTCGTCGCGGGTCGCACGGCGCGCAACGCCACCATGCGAGTACGCATGGCGGGTCGCACCGAGGAACTGCGTGCCGCCCTCACGGCGAAGGAGGCGGTCCGCTCGGCCGAGCGGCTGGTGACCGTCCTGGGCGGTCTCCGCGGAGCGGCGATGAAGCTGGGCCAGATGCTGTCGATGCTGGACCTGTCGTTCGTCCCCGACGAGCACCGCGACGAGTTCCACCGCAAGCTCGCCGAGTTGCAGAGCCGCGCGCCCACCGTCTCGTTCGACGACGTGCGCACTGTGATCGAGGCGGATCTGGGCGAGTCGATCGAGTCGCTCTACGCCGAGTTCGACGAGAGCCCGTTCGCCGCCGCGTCGATCGGTCAGGTGCATCGTGCCCGCTTGCACGACGGCCGGGAGGTGGCCGTCAAGGTGAAGTACCCCGGTATCGACGACGCGGTGCGGGCCGACCTGAAGAATCTGTCGTTCTACGTCAAGCTGTTGCCGGCGTCGATCCCGATGCTGTCCTCCCGTGCCGTCGTCGACGAGTTGCGCCGAAACCTCGAGGCGGAACTCGACTACCCGGCGGAGGAGCGGACGCAGCGCCGCGTCGCGGCACTGTATCGGGAGCACCCGCACTTCTTCATCCCGGACACCGTGCCGGAGCGGTGCGGCGCGGCGGTCCTGACGACCGAGTTCGTCGACGCGGTGCCGTTCGACGAGATCCGTGCGATGTCGGCGGAGGTGCGAGACCGGGTGGGTGAGACGGTGTTCCGCTTCTACATCGGGTCTCTGCACACGCTCGGCGAGTTCTGCGGTGACCCCCATCCGGGCAATGTCCTGCTGGCTCGGGACGGGCGCGTCACCTTCGTCGACTTCGGTCTGTACCTGCGGATGAGTCCGGCGGACGTCCGTTTCGAGAGAGAGTGCCTGCGAGCGGCGATCGAGGGGCGCGGAGACGATCTGCTCATCGCCATGTCCGCGCGGGGGATTCTCGACCCCGGCGCCGCCGTGACGGCGAGCGATTGTCTCGACTACGTCTGCGCAGCAGCGGAACTCAGTCTGAACGACGGGTCGGTCACCGTGACGCCAGAGATGGCGGGGGCGTGTTTCGTCCTCGCCGTCGACCCGCGATCGGGCAGTTTCGGCACCATGACCAAGCAGTGGTTGCCGCCCGAGCACGTCTTCTCCCGTCGCGCGGACTTCCTGACGTTCGGCATCCTCGGGCAACTTCGTGCCACCGCGAACTGGGGGCGGATCGCGCGCGAGTGGTTGTACGACGAACCGCCGAGCACCGCCATGGGTGTGGACATCGCCGCATGGCAGCCCCCGCCCGCGTGA
- the car gene encoding carboxylic acid reductase, whose protein sequence is MTSTITSGDTRTDAVAARAAHLFDTDAEVRAAAADPAVSAQVADLTPDLHAMVEVVMDRYADRPALGRRAYDVEPADDGRRVRRLQQRMDTITYGSLWSDALDLATALGDVATPDTFVATLGFAGADYVVAELATVRTGAVAVPLQSGAAPGRLADIAAEVEPVALVVDNEQLSTATAVAAACPSIRRIVVLDHDDRVNDDEDRLAEARRSAPGTVLAIETLREAIARGRTLPRLAGPEAVDPDRIATLIYTSGSTGTPKGAIHTQRIVSRLWSTSHWYDQSAESDEAGRPGAITLDYLPMSHLAGRAVVFTTLAAGGIVYFASSSDLSTLLDDYALARPTVAMLVPRVCDLLRQTALGRIETRAHRTGESADAVRAEVLEDMRSTTLGGRILSAVVGTAPTSPEVIDFVSELLDTTVQNNYGSTEAGMVLFDGVVQRPPVLEYRLDDVPELGYAVTDRPYPRGELLLKTDSLVPGYYKRPDVTAEMFSADGFYRTGDVVAETEPDHLVYVDRRKNVLKLAQGEFVALSRLESIYASADAVDQIHLHGSGERSYLLAVVVPADGADTATVLDSLQALAREEQLESYEVPRDIVLAAEPFTQENGLLSGANKQLRPALTARYGEALEDRYREIDEGQTAKMSELRRRGADAPVLETVGEAAAALLGCAGTEVSPDAHFTDLGGDSLSALTFATLLQDIFEVDVPVTVVIAPSSDLAAIATHIERRRGDADATGAATFASVHGAHATQARADQLTLSAVLGDEFLSSAADVGPVRTDTRTVLLTGANGYLGRFLCLEWLERQAAVGGTVVCLVRGRTAADARARLDTAFDTGDPALWSRWTTLADTALEVVVGDVGEANLGVSDEEYASLAERVDRIVHPAALVNHALPYEQLFGPNVIGTAEIARLALTHHLKPVTYLSTVAVAAEVEAFSEDGDIREISPVRALDESYANGYGTSKWAGEVVLRNASDAFGLPVTVFRSDMILAHPRWTGQLNVPDIFTRTVLSLIATGIAPETFYRQDTGAPVDDAGRPRAHYDGLPADFTAAAITELGGSATSGHRTFDVLNPHDDGISLDTVVDWIIQSGRTIRRIADYDTWFAEFSDALESLPSAQRSASVLPLRHAYARPDLPTAGSPLPAEVFRAAVRDTSTPGSALADIDDIPHLSRDLVAKYVRDLEALGLIPTL, encoded by the coding sequence ATGACCAGCACCATCACATCAGGAGACACACGGACCGACGCTGTCGCCGCCCGCGCGGCACACCTGTTCGACACCGACGCCGAGGTGCGCGCCGCGGCCGCCGATCCCGCGGTGTCGGCACAGGTGGCGGACCTGACGCCCGATCTGCACGCCATGGTCGAGGTGGTCATGGACCGCTACGCAGACCGGCCCGCGCTGGGTCGCCGGGCGTACGACGTCGAGCCCGCGGACGACGGTCGCCGGGTGCGTCGGCTCCAGCAGCGCATGGACACCATCACCTATGGATCGCTGTGGTCCGATGCCCTCGATCTCGCGACCGCACTCGGCGACGTCGCCACTCCGGACACCTTCGTCGCGACCCTGGGATTCGCCGGTGCCGACTACGTCGTCGCCGAACTGGCGACGGTCCGGACCGGTGCCGTTGCCGTTCCCCTCCAGTCCGGCGCCGCTCCCGGACGCCTCGCCGACATCGCCGCCGAGGTCGAGCCTGTCGCACTCGTCGTCGACAACGAACAGTTGTCCACCGCCACGGCTGTGGCCGCCGCGTGCCCGAGCATCCGCCGCATCGTCGTCCTCGACCACGACGACCGTGTGAACGACGACGAGGACCGTCTCGCCGAGGCTCGACGATCCGCACCGGGCACGGTGCTCGCGATCGAGACACTGCGGGAGGCGATCGCACGCGGTCGCACTCTCCCCCGGCTCGCCGGCCCCGAGGCCGTCGATCCCGACCGGATCGCCACGTTGATCTACACCTCCGGCAGTACCGGGACCCCGAAGGGCGCCATCCACACCCAGCGCATCGTCTCGCGCCTGTGGTCGACGTCCCACTGGTACGACCAGAGCGCGGAGTCCGACGAGGCCGGGCGACCCGGTGCGATCACGCTGGACTACCTGCCCATGAGCCATCTCGCCGGGCGCGCGGTGGTGTTCACGACCCTGGCAGCCGGCGGCATCGTGTACTTCGCGAGTTCGAGCGATCTGTCCACGCTTCTCGACGACTACGCACTCGCCCGGCCGACCGTGGCCATGCTGGTTCCCCGCGTGTGCGATCTACTGCGTCAGACAGCCCTCGGACGCATCGAGACCCGGGCGCACCGCACCGGCGAGAGCGCGGACGCCGTCCGCGCCGAGGTCCTCGAGGACATGCGATCCACCACTCTCGGTGGCCGCATCCTCTCCGCAGTGGTGGGTACCGCGCCGACCTCCCCCGAGGTCATCGACTTCGTCTCCGAACTCCTGGACACGACGGTGCAGAACAATTACGGCTCCACCGAGGCCGGCATGGTGTTGTTCGACGGCGTCGTCCAGCGGCCGCCGGTGCTCGAGTACCGCCTCGACGACGTTCCGGAGCTCGGGTACGCGGTGACCGACCGCCCCTACCCGCGCGGTGAGCTTCTCCTCAAGACCGATTCCCTCGTGCCCGGCTACTACAAGCGGCCGGACGTGACGGCCGAGATGTTCAGTGCGGACGGCTTCTACCGCACCGGGGACGTGGTCGCGGAGACGGAGCCGGACCATCTCGTGTACGTCGATCGCCGCAAGAACGTGCTGAAACTGGCGCAGGGCGAGTTCGTCGCCCTCTCGCGCCTGGAGTCGATCTACGCGTCCGCCGACGCCGTCGACCAGATCCATCTGCACGGCAGCGGCGAGCGGTCCTACCTCCTCGCCGTGGTCGTGCCCGCCGACGGAGCCGACACCGCCACCGTGCTCGACTCCCTGCAGGCCCTCGCGCGCGAGGAGCAGCTCGAGTCCTACGAGGTTCCGCGCGACATCGTCCTGGCCGCGGAGCCCTTCACGCAGGAGAACGGTCTGCTCTCGGGAGCGAACAAGCAGCTGCGTCCCGCTCTGACGGCGCGCTACGGCGAGGCGCTCGAGGACAGGTACCGCGAGATCGACGAGGGCCAGACGGCGAAGATGAGCGAACTACGCCGCCGCGGCGCCGACGCACCCGTCCTGGAGACCGTCGGCGAGGCCGCCGCGGCGTTGCTGGGATGCGCCGGCACGGAGGTCTCACCCGATGCGCACTTCACCGACCTCGGCGGTGACTCGTTGTCCGCGTTGACGTTCGCCACCCTGCTGCAGGACATCTTCGAGGTGGACGTCCCCGTCACGGTCGTCATCGCGCCGTCGTCCGACCTCGCGGCGATCGCGACCCACATCGAGCGGCGACGCGGCGACGCGGATGCCACGGGAGCCGCGACCTTCGCCTCGGTGCACGGAGCGCACGCGACGCAGGCCCGTGCCGATCAGCTGACGCTGAGCGCCGTCCTCGGCGACGAGTTCCTCTCGTCCGCGGCTGACGTGGGACCGGTGCGCACCGACACCCGGACCGTGTTGCTCACGGGCGCCAACGGATACCTCGGGCGCTTCCTGTGCCTGGAGTGGCTCGAACGCCAGGCCGCGGTCGGCGGCACCGTCGTGTGCCTCGTGCGCGGACGCACCGCGGCGGACGCTCGTGCCCGTCTCGACACCGCGTTCGACACCGGCGACCCGGCCCTGTGGTCGCGGTGGACGACGCTGGCCGACACCGCGCTCGAGGTCGTCGTCGGCGACGTGGGCGAGGCGAACCTGGGCGTGAGCGACGAGGAGTACGCGTCGCTGGCCGAGCGGGTCGACCGCATCGTGCATCCCGCGGCGCTCGTCAATCACGCGCTGCCGTACGAGCAGTTGTTCGGCCCCAACGTGATCGGCACCGCCGAGATCGCCCGGCTCGCCCTGACGCATCACCTCAAGCCGGTGACCTACCTGTCCACCGTGGCCGTCGCGGCGGAAGTCGAGGCCTTCTCCGAGGACGGCGACATCCGCGAGATCAGTCCGGTCCGCGCCCTCGACGAGTCGTACGCCAACGGATACGGCACCTCCAAGTGGGCGGGTGAAGTGGTGCTGCGCAACGCCTCCGACGCCTTCGGACTCCCCGTGACCGTCTTCCGTTCGGACATGATCCTGGCGCACCCCCGGTGGACCGGTCAGCTCAACGTCCCGGACATCTTCACCCGCACGGTGCTGTCGCTGATCGCCACCGGAATCGCCCCGGAGACGTTCTACCGGCAGGACACGGGCGCACCCGTCGACGATGCAGGGCGGCCGCGCGCACACTACGACGGACTCCCCGCCGATTTCACCGCAGCGGCGATCACCGAGCTCGGTGGCAGCGCGACGTCGGGACACCGGACTTTCGACGTGCTCAATCCGCACGACGACGGCATCTCTCTCGACACCGTCGTCGACTGGATCATCCAGTCCGGCAGAACGATTCGGCGCATCGCCGACTACGACACGTGGTTCGCCGAGTTCTCCGACGCGCTCGAGTCCCTGCCGTCGGCGCAGCGGTCCGCCTCGGTGCTACCGCTGCGGCACGCCTACGCGCGGCCGGACCTGCCGACCGCCGGGTCACCCCTGCCGGCCGAGGTGTTCCGTGCCGCGGTCCGCGACACGTCGACACCGGGGTCGGCACTGGCGGACATCGACGACATCCCGCACCTGTCGCGCGATCTCGTCGCGAAGTACGTGCGTGATCTCGAGGCGCTGGGGTTGATCCCGACGCTCTGA
- a CDS encoding NADH:flavin oxidoreductase/NADH oxidase family protein — translation MPDVSLSAPLTLPNGQVLPNRIMKSALSEALGTRDNAPDERLSRLYRRWGDGGYGLLVTGNVMVDHRHLGEPGNVAVADGRDLDALSRWAKTAQDGGSPIWMQINHPGRQGNPVTTVGGTLAPSAVGLDIPGIPAPRAASGAEIEDILSRFATTAAVAEEAGFDGVQIHAAHGYLVSQFLSPLTNLRTDEWGGDIEGRARFLLEVVRRVRAAVSPGFAVGIKLNSADFQRGGFSEDESREVVSMIGDLPVDLLEISGGSYESPAMMGTAVSASTASREAYFLDYAVTVRDLAPHIPLAVTGGFRTRDGMSDAVRSGACQMVGLGRPTAVLPGAARDVLDGTVSVLPSPSISVPVPARFATHRSVRSLGGLLDLQWHTDQLHLMGAGKDPDPARPVAKTMLSSLQRNGIDAFTAARRGSGGGASSPVGTVFALARHRILDPAVRLVRSRTGR, via the coding sequence ATGCCTGACGTGTCGCTGTCCGCACCGCTGACGTTGCCCAACGGACAGGTCCTGCCGAACCGGATCATGAAGTCCGCGCTCAGCGAAGCGCTGGGTACCCGTGACAACGCCCCGGACGAGAGACTGTCGCGTCTCTACCGCCGCTGGGGCGATGGTGGCTACGGGCTCCTCGTCACCGGGAACGTCATGGTCGACCACCGGCATCTGGGCGAGCCCGGCAACGTCGCGGTCGCGGACGGACGCGACCTGGACGCCCTCTCCCGCTGGGCGAAGACGGCGCAGGACGGTGGCAGTCCGATCTGGATGCAGATCAACCACCCCGGCCGTCAGGGCAACCCGGTGACGACGGTCGGCGGCACCCTGGCGCCGTCCGCGGTGGGCCTGGACATCCCCGGGATCCCGGCGCCCCGCGCGGCCAGCGGCGCGGAGATCGAGGACATCCTGTCGCGGTTCGCGACGACGGCCGCGGTGGCCGAGGAGGCGGGGTTCGACGGAGTGCAGATCCACGCCGCCCACGGTTATCTCGTCAGCCAGTTCCTCTCGCCCCTGACGAACCTGCGGACCGACGAGTGGGGCGGCGACATCGAGGGCCGCGCGCGTTTCCTGCTCGAGGTGGTGCGACGAGTACGGGCCGCCGTCTCCCCGGGCTTCGCCGTCGGCATCAAACTCAACTCGGCCGACTTCCAGCGCGGCGGTTTCAGCGAGGACGAGTCCCGTGAGGTGGTCTCGATGATCGGTGATCTGCCGGTCGATCTCCTCGAGATCAGCGGCGGCAGCTACGAGTCGCCCGCGATGATGGGCACCGCGGTGTCGGCCAGTACGGCGTCGCGCGAGGCGTACTTCCTCGACTACGCCGTCACGGTGCGCGACCTCGCTCCCCACATCCCGCTCGCCGTGACCGGTGGGTTCCGCACGCGCGACGGAATGTCGGACGCGGTGCGGTCCGGTGCGTGTCAGATGGTGGGACTCGGCCGCCCGACCGCCGTCCTGCCCGGAGCGGCACGGGACGTTCTCGACGGCACCGTCAGCGTACTGCCCAGCCCGTCCATCTCCGTTCCGGTGCCGGCCCGCTTCGCGACCCACCGCTCGGTCCGGTCGCTGGGGGGACTGCTCGATCTGCAGTGGCACACCGATCAGTTGCATCTGATGGGAGCCGGCAAGGATCCGGATCCGGCTCGGCCCGTGGCGAAGACGATGCTGTCGTCGTTGCAGCGCAACGGGATCGACGCTTTCACCGCGGCGCGGCGAGGATCCGGTGGCGGTGCGAGCTCCCCCGTGGGGACGGTGTTCGCGCTCGCACGCCATCGGATCCTCGATCCCGCCGTCCGGCTCGTTCGGTCACGCACCGGACGCTGA